The region TCCCATATTATTGTggactgtatatatatatatatatatacgttctCTGGTCGCTTATCTGCATAAATTTTGAACCCCAACACCCACCCCCCTCGCTATTTATACAGACaccatttctctttctctctgattTTTGATGGCTACATCGTTTCTCATGGCTTCGGAGAAGAAAGTTGGTGGTATGGAAGAGCCGCCTCCGAGGCCTGATAATGGCAAGCCGAGCGGCAGGAGAAGGCTGAAATCAGGCGAGGCGGCTCAGAAGATCAAGAAGCAGCCGCAGAGAGGCATGGGAGTCGCCGAGCTCGAGCGCCGGCGGCGGCTGCAGGAGAACCTGAACGGGATGACCGATAACTTCAACCCGGTATTTCACTCTCTTAATCACCACTTTCTTCCCACCGCTCCGTTGCTAGACGAGACGCCGGCCAGTTACGCCTCGCCGATCGCTAAGTTCGGTGGCTATGGGGGCGCCGGACAGCTGGGCCATCTGAACCCGCGTTTCTTGCTTCCGAAGTTCGGACATGGCGGAGGGTCTGGCGTAGAGGGAGTGTTTTCCGATCAGTTTCAGGCGGGTGCTCTCGGATTCGGAGCTCCGAATCTGAGTTTACTGGAGGCTTCGAAGGAGCTCTCTTCAATACCAAACATGAGCAGTTACGAGTCTGATAATCACTATGGTCTCTGCCACAAGGTAATCTCAAAATACCCTTCAAAacccattacatatatatatctatgtatataCAACGATTAAATTGTTTCGTTTAAAGGTTTCAATCCAAAACTACCACTATTTTATTTGCAGAAGAAGCGCGTCAATGGTGATCAAAACCTGGGTTGCAATGGAATGAGAGACAAATTTGGCGATAGTTTCCTAGGTTTGAATCTCGGAAACAAGCAAACCATGGCAGGAGGTGCCCCAAGTTACAATGCCGATCAGGTGAATGCTTAATCATCAAACAGATTCAATATTTTCTGGGTTTTGGTTTTTCCGAAAATATTGGCATgcctataaaattttcccatATTGATTTGCTATATGAATTTCTATTGTGAAtgcgatttttaaaaatgaattaattacaATACGAATGTGGTGGCTCTAACTTAATTTGGGTGCGCATAGGAAGTGGAGGTGGTGGCGGTTCACAGGAAGCTGGGAAGGAGTATGGTAATGGAGTATGAGTTTTTTCCAGGTGGTGGTGTTGGCGGCGGCAGAGGAGGCACGGAATCCAAGGAGTGGGAGTTGGGAGGGTCAGAAGCTTCGGTTGCAGTCGGGAGTGaagcttctgcttcttcttcttctgctgccACAACATGTTTACAGGCCTCTACTACCACTACTACTACTTCCATTGATTTGTCTCTCAAGCTTTCTTACTAGCAGCAAAAGCATGGGcctgtttttttgtttttgtcctTTCACATTTGTGTGTAATGCATGTGATCCAGGCTCCGAAATACAGCTTTTTCTTTGCCATTTTCCTGTCAAACtattttccatccaaattacAGCAACCAATACATGATGTTTTCACACACTCTCTCCCTCTGTCCAAgttatatatctaatatatattgtCAGTTTGTTGCTTTACTTCCAGTTGCCTTTTTCTCTCTTAGAATTGTTTCTGGGCCTGGCATTGCGAACTGactgaatattatatatatataatattgctCCAAtggaaattttatattatgctACTAGAGGTAGCCTACTGATACTAGTACTAATTAATCTCAGTTGGAAGAAAATTCGTCCAGTAAATTTCTTGGTCCTATATATGATTGATGTGAAAGTGAAACATCTCTCGATCAATATTCAAGTATAGGATGCACATACagcaaattattttaatttaactttgtGCATATGGTTTGGTTTTTTGCATAACCGGCACCTTCTTTCCGGAGACAATGGTAACCCCAGAAAAAGGCTGCTTTACTATATAAAAAAACACTTGGTTATTAGGTATATATATTGCTTtgataccccccccccccctcccaccGCCCCCCGCTCTTGCTAGGACAGATTTAATATTACTTGTGGATTTATCCCATTACTGGGGATAGCAGATATGGGTTTGTGGAGATTAAATCACCTCAAAGTCTCgaatctttatttcttttgagattttttgtttaatgtgTGTGAGTATGACAGT is a window of Diospyros lotus cultivar Yz01 chromosome 10, ASM1463336v1, whole genome shotgun sequence DNA encoding:
- the LOC127812070 gene encoding uncharacterized protein LOC127812070; translation: MATSFLMASEKKVGGMEEPPPRPDNGKPSGRRRLKSGEAAQKIKKQPQRGMGVAELERRRRLQENLNGMTDNFNPVFHSLNHHFLPTAPLLDETPASYASPIAKFGGYGGAGQLGHLNPRFLLPKFGHGGGSGVEGVFSDQFQAGALGFGAPNLSLLEASKELSSIPNMSSYESDNHYGLCHKKKRVNGDQNLGCNGMRDKFGDSFLGLNLGNKQTMAGGAPSYNADQEVEVVAVHRKLGRSMVMEYEFFPGGGVGGGRGGTESKEWELGGSEASVAVGSEASASSSSAATTCLQASTTTTTTSIDLSLKLSY